The following proteins are co-located in the Vigna angularis cultivar LongXiaoDou No.4 chromosome 2, ASM1680809v1, whole genome shotgun sequence genome:
- the LOC108328853 gene encoding polcalcin Che a 3 has protein sequence MAEDDPQDVADRERIFKHFDSNGDGQISSQELGEALKALGSVTPDEVQRMMDEIDTDGDGFISHQEFTDFARANSGLIRDVAKIF, from the coding sequence ATGGCCGAAGATGATCCTCAAGATGTAGCTGATAGGGAACGAATTTTCAAGCATTTTGATTCCAATGGTGATGGGCAAATCTCTTCACAAGAGCTTGGTGAAGCCCTTAAAGCACTCGGATCTGTTACCCCAGATGAAGTTCAACGGATGATGGATGAAATTGACACAGATGGTGATGGCTTCATTTCTCATCAAGAGTTCACAGATTTTGCACGAGCCAACAGTGGTCTAATTAGGGATGTAGCCAAGATTTTCTAA